One window of the Vicinamibacteria bacterium genome contains the following:
- a CDS encoding glycosyltransferase: MSSDPRGGTPIISVIICTYRRETLALRAIRSVVEDGSADCEILVIDQDGDGPLESRIREHLGPLPHLRYFRIPTLGLSQARNVGAREAAGRILAFLDDDAQARAGWLAGYREAFAREPAPTMVGGRILPEWEVPKPRWYPSSRITILGTYDIGENAVPFPDSDLPVGANFAILKEELLRLGGFSEQLGFKAGRRLALGGEDSLLGARVRAAGGLIVYEPRAAATHLIREGKLRLPYVLKREFIEGMTQIVVMDGVRRLEAPFLWGAAKWHLSSVLAGPLRLWRCVAKGDTRPSECFGEWLAATCLSLGVMRQCWRLYRERRRPPAAQNRGTRDEGRAMERPRSYADDWDDYVKRWETYAKLEPTNQGRLDLVYPGDEWGTEAEWDAYAASFLHPCLPPDGRGVAVEVGPGSGKYTLRVVDRVAQLLCFDVSEMFMKLAEARLAKHGGKGAVQFELLKMGNCYEIQEAVARLGLLGEVDLFFSIDSMQHVELHTLIAYWLNAAASLKVGGHMVMTVATCTTEKGFSRLLDEVAWCYGGTRPSHQFYFLSKEVVHYCLGQLGFEVLRLEEGRDINLVARKVRPVPIVLQPVQ; encoded by the coding sequence ATGTCTAGCGACCCTCGGGGGGGGACACCCATCATCAGCGTGATCATCTGCACGTACCGCCGAGAGACGCTGGCCCTCCGTGCGATCCGGAGTGTGGTGGAGGATGGCTCGGCGGATTGCGAGATCCTGGTTATCGACCAGGATGGGGATGGGCCGCTGGAGTCCCGGATCCGGGAGCACCTCGGACCCCTGCCGCACCTGCGGTACTTCCGGATCCCAACCCTCGGCTTGAGCCAGGCGCGCAATGTTGGCGCCCGAGAGGCGGCCGGGCGAATCCTCGCGTTCCTGGACGATGATGCCCAGGCCCGGGCCGGGTGGCTCGCCGGCTACCGGGAGGCGTTCGCCCGAGAACCCGCCCCCACGATGGTCGGGGGGAGAATCCTCCCCGAATGGGAGGTGCCGAAGCCCCGGTGGTATCCGTCAAGCCGGATCACGATTCTCGGTACCTACGACATCGGAGAGAACGCCGTGCCTTTCCCGGACTCCGACCTGCCCGTGGGTGCAAATTTCGCGATCCTCAAAGAGGAGCTCCTCCGCCTCGGCGGCTTCAGCGAGCAACTAGGGTTCAAGGCCGGACGCCGCCTCGCGCTCGGGGGTGAGGACAGCCTGCTCGGGGCGCGGGTGAGGGCGGCGGGGGGGCTCATCGTCTACGAGCCGCGGGCTGCCGCTACACACTTGATCCGAGAAGGCAAGCTTCGCCTCCCCTACGTTCTCAAGCGCGAGTTCATCGAGGGGATGACCCAGATCGTCGTCATGGATGGTGTGCGGAGGCTGGAAGCACCGTTCCTCTGGGGCGCCGCGAAGTGGCACTTGTCCTCCGTGCTGGCAGGCCCCCTCCGGCTTTGGCGGTGCGTGGCGAAAGGGGACACCCGCCCCTCGGAGTGTTTCGGCGAGTGGCTCGCCGCAACCTGCCTGAGCCTCGGGGTGATGCGTCAATGCTGGCGGCTCTACCGGGAGCGGCGGCGCCCCCCGGCGGCCCAGAATCGCGGAACCAGAGACGAGGGGAGGGCCATGGAGAGGCCAAGAAGCTACGCCGACGACTGGGATGACTACGTCAAGCGCTGGGAGACGTACGCCAAGCTCGAGCCCACCAACCAGGGCCGGCTCGACCTCGTTTACCCCGGCGACGAGTGGGGTACCGAGGCGGAGTGGGATGCCTATGCTGCCTCCTTCCTGCACCCTTGCCTCCCCCCCGACGGCCGGGGGGTGGCGGTCGAGGTCGGCCCCGGCTCCGGCAAGTACACGCTGCGCGTCGTCGACCGCGTGGCCCAGCTACTCTGCTTTGATGTCTCGGAGATGTTCATGAAGCTCGCCGAGGCCCGCCTCGCCAAGCACGGGGGGAAGGGCGCGGTGCAGTTCGAGCTCCTGAAGATGGGCAACTGCTACGAGATCCAGGAGGCGGTAGCGAGGCTGGGCCTATTGGGCGAAGTCGACCTGTTTTTCTCCATCGACTCGATGCAGCACGTGGAGCTACACACTCTGATCGCATATTGGCTCAACGCGGCGGCGAGCTTGAAGGTCGGCGGCCACATGGTCATGACCGTAGCGACCTGCACGACGGAAAAGGGCTTCTCCCGGCTGCTGGACGAAGTCGCCTGGTGCTATGGCGGGACGAGGCCGTCGCACCAGTTCTACTTCCTCTCCAAGGAGGTTGTGCACTACTGCCTCGGACAGCTCGGCTTCGAAGTGCTGCGCCTAGAAGAGGGCCGCGACATCAACCTGGTCGCCCGGAAGGTCCGGCCCGTGCCCATCGTGTTGCAACCCGTGCAATGA
- a CDS encoding glycosyltransferase family 2 protein, translating into MSHSGDAKPGSGTPATVSVVTPCLNHAAFVEETIHSVISQAGDFFIDYLVIDGGSTDGSVDIIRRCAELVASGTFEPRCQGVSFRWLSEKDRGQTHAINKGLAMARGEILSYLNSDDLHIAGGFAAVVRHFADHPQNDFVYGDGDVIDERGKLLWEWLSRPYDYSVLRSYHPLWNDFTNYIMQQATFWRRRVHDRIGLLDETFHYSMDLEFWLRAGSAGLSLCHIPVKLGRFRMIVGTKSLSSPTVFWLDNMEIFRRHNAPRSMTRYFTFFHFNHALHAGLDFEVARGAEARLFERWRDLPPEDVAALRRRSGEGGRRAYLLAALTALERGNREQANHFLGASVVGRPGMWLHPLAWLVLLALALGPRAFALLRRCWDEIVKAYRNKRYRYRYV; encoded by the coding sequence TTGAGCCATTCCGGCGACGCCAAACCGGGGAGCGGCACGCCTGCAACCGTTTCCGTTGTCACTCCATGCCTGAACCACGCCGCGTTTGTCGAGGAGACGATCCACAGTGTGATCTCCCAGGCGGGCGACTTTTTCATCGACTATCTGGTCATCGACGGAGGCTCGACGGACGGCTCGGTAGATATCATTCGACGATGCGCGGAGCTGGTCGCGAGCGGGACCTTTGAGCCCCGATGCCAGGGCGTGAGTTTCAGGTGGCTGTCGGAGAAGGATCGGGGGCAGACCCACGCCATCAACAAGGGGTTGGCCATGGCGCGCGGAGAGATCCTCTCCTATCTCAACTCGGACGACCTGCACATCGCCGGTGGCTTCGCGGCGGTGGTCCGGCACTTCGCCGACCACCCACAGAACGACTTCGTGTATGGGGACGGGGATGTCATCGACGAACGCGGAAAGCTGCTCTGGGAATGGCTCTCGCGCCCCTACGACTACTCGGTTCTGAGGTCGTACCACCCGCTGTGGAACGACTTCACGAACTACATCATGCAGCAAGCCACCTTCTGGCGACGCCGGGTCCACGACCGAATCGGGCTGCTCGACGAGACCTTCCACTACTCGATGGACCTCGAGTTCTGGCTTCGTGCGGGCAGCGCGGGCCTCTCGCTCTGCCACATCCCGGTCAAGCTGGGAAGGTTCCGGATGATCGTCGGCACCAAGTCCCTCTCCAGCCCGACCGTCTTCTGGCTCGACAACATGGAGATCTTCCGGCGCCACAACGCCCCCCGGAGCATGACCCGCTACTTTACCTTCTTCCATTTCAACCACGCCCTCCACGCCGGCCTCGACTTCGAGGTGGCGCGCGGGGCGGAAGCGAGGCTCTTCGAGCGTTGGCGGGACCTGCCTCCGGAGGATGTCGCCGCGCTGCGGCGGAGGTCCGGGGAGGGCGGGCGGAGGGCCTACCTCCTGGCTGCCCTGACCGCGCTGGAAAGGGGCAACCGCGAGCAGGCCAACCACTTCCTCGGCGCCTCCGTGGTCGGCCGCCCGGGAATGTGGCTGCATCCGCTGGCATGGCTCGTCCTGCTGGCATTGGCCCTGGGGCCAAGGGCGTTCGCGCTTCTGCGCAGGTGCTGGGATGAGATAGTGAAGGCCTACCGGAACAAGCGGTATCGCTACCGATATGTCTAG
- a CDS encoding methyltransferase domain-containing protein — MGLHDALTRLGSQALLWLKGPSALKSPVVFLALYDADPEGLIEAVMRLYGSNRDYTSHYVHQLVRHHRANPLITLYLESEMGGLGRARQFLDALAGSFHRPNLFRGKRCLDVGANAGQTLLAFCERGARAAVGVEIDQARYETARLNLDGARGEGYQLEVYNNDILNGAFIRTLSTFDIIFCLDVIEHVQDPRLLVQNLSSLLAQEPEGFIYLKVGNPLCYKNVLAEPHYQIPGLVLLPHALAKVYYQASFPHDGLNYSVQSWHSYLGYEEMFLGEGLHCRPLYDCHIYLKDLDRYLRLVKPTLATLSAFCEWKQIDSGLRQEVEAHVRGYLAELVDVFDRYRATGDPALDRQIWLKYFPVDSELIVSRHSG; from the coding sequence ATGGGCCTTCACGACGCCCTAACACGGCTTGGCTCCCAGGCGCTGCTGTGGCTGAAGGGGCCATCTGCCCTGAAGAGCCCGGTGGTGTTCCTAGCCCTTTACGATGCTGATCCAGAGGGGTTGATTGAAGCCGTCATGCGCCTCTACGGCTCGAACCGAGACTACACTTCCCACTACGTGCACCAGCTTGTCCGACACCACCGGGCGAACCCGCTTATTACCTTGTACCTCGAATCGGAAATGGGCGGCCTTGGGCGCGCACGCCAATTCTTGGATGCCCTCGCCGGGTCCTTCCACCGCCCGAATCTCTTCCGCGGGAAGCGCTGCCTGGACGTGGGAGCAAATGCGGGCCAGACTCTTCTCGCCTTTTGCGAGAGGGGCGCGCGGGCGGCGGTGGGAGTGGAGATTGACCAGGCGCGTTACGAGACCGCCCGGTTGAACCTGGATGGGGCCCGGGGCGAGGGATATCAGCTGGAGGTCTACAACAATGACATCCTGAACGGCGCCTTCATCAGAACCTTGTCGACGTTCGACATCATCTTTTGTCTCGATGTCATTGAGCACGTACAAGACCCGCGGCTCCTGGTCCAGAACCTTTCCTCTTTGCTAGCCCAAGAGCCTGAGGGCTTCATCTATCTCAAAGTGGGCAACCCCCTCTGCTACAAGAACGTACTGGCCGAGCCTCACTACCAGATCCCGGGGCTCGTGCTCTTGCCCCACGCGCTGGCGAAGGTCTACTACCAAGCCTCCTTCCCCCACGACGGCCTCAACTACAGCGTCCAATCGTGGCATTCATACCTCGGCTACGAGGAGATGTTCCTGGGCGAGGGCCTCCATTGTCGACCCTTGTACGACTGTCACATCTACCTAAAAGACCTCGACCGGTATCTGCGTCTCGTGAAGCCCACTCTTGCGACCTTGAGCGCGTTCTGCGAGTGGAAGCAGATCGATTCCGGTCTGCGACAAGAAGTAGAGGCCCATGTGCGCGGCTACCTGGCGGAGCTCGTCGATGTGTTCGACCGGTACCGCGCCACGGGCGATCCCGCTCTGGACCGGCAGATTTGGCTCAAGTACTTCCCCGTAGACAGCGAGCTGATCGTCTCGCGCCATTCAGGGTGA
- a CDS encoding FG-GAP-like repeat-containing protein, producing the protein MLGFLPVLFIVVASLALAIEARDREDKVGLLETALIACLLSGAWLTAGTELLSLGHKLQFGWVLAWWAAPTAALTVFVFGQRRRLSAWVSKPSAITPQTRWLVLLGLSVVAAAGLVAVLSPVNNWDCLTYHLPRQIHWIQQRSVAYFPARNMRQDILPPFAEFAGTHLMILSGGDRFANLVQWFALPMSMAAISLIARDLGGSPFAQALGGLLFATNPGVYMWATNAKNDLVLAAWLSCLAWLVLRTHLDRRCGRGRAALIGIALGLSLLTKSTAVFFAAPLCALLGVVLLLQHGLSSWRQAAWIGMAALLLNAGYFVRNERWFGSLTGPVSVGEGGYAVFAQTREPAALVSGVVRNVAMLLGTPSPAVNGALTKAVAELHRLIGFPLNDSRTTLRPDMDFSVGGTLYGGEDVMTAPLHMLVALVVPIVAAVKWRGAGSRLGWVFLALPYLGFVGIAGSLTWSIWNARYYIPFWCLWAPAAAVALAATFQEKLLTALAMVAGLSLLPTVLWNPIRPLLGPDSIITADPLEAMLRYRTSLIQPSLDVAALARRLGPARVGFALTGDDLEYHLQKMLLEAVKPEPTLSSFNALVPRGLLKDEPIPDLAVVVQDLSAEIVHAASGTVFLPVAEFPPYRIYLPQGSRAATQLRGEIATAHRDAAHDFDGDGRADFITFDPDAALWCIRGSTAGESCLQHGAAGYEPLLGDFDGDGKTDLAVFHVATGLWFIRNSSDGRVVQIAHGGPGSVPVPADYDGDGKTDLAVFYPAEGLWYIRRSSDGRVVQIAHGGPGSVPVPADYDGDGKADVAVFYPAQGVWYIRRSSDGRVTREEFGGRDYVPLRGDFDGDGKSDLAVVDPTGRYSFIRGSRNGATSTFDVPRNMGCMPVPADYDGDGRTDLAFYCRESGIWWVRSSRSGVTFTRRFGGAKFIGVR; encoded by the coding sequence ATGCTGGGATTCCTTCCGGTCCTGTTCATCGTGGTGGCGTCCCTCGCGCTTGCGATTGAGGCCCGCGATAGAGAGGACAAAGTCGGGCTCCTCGAGACTGCCCTGATCGCATGCCTGCTCTCTGGTGCCTGGCTGACGGCCGGGACGGAACTGCTGAGTCTTGGGCACAAGCTCCAATTCGGATGGGTACTCGCTTGGTGGGCCGCTCCCACCGCCGCGCTCACGGTTTTCGTCTTCGGCCAGCGCAGACGCCTGTCGGCCTGGGTCTCGAAGCCGTCGGCGATCACGCCACAAACGCGATGGCTCGTCCTCTTGGGCCTGAGCGTTGTCGCCGCCGCCGGACTGGTGGCCGTGTTGTCCCCCGTCAACAACTGGGACTGCCTCACCTACCACCTCCCGCGCCAGATCCACTGGATCCAGCAGCGCAGCGTGGCCTACTTCCCGGCCCGCAATATGCGGCAGGACATTCTGCCGCCCTTCGCTGAATTCGCGGGCACCCACCTCATGATCCTGTCCGGCGGCGACCGGTTTGCGAACCTCGTTCAGTGGTTCGCTTTGCCGATGAGCATGGCGGCCATCTCGCTGATCGCGCGAGACCTCGGTGGTTCTCCGTTTGCCCAGGCCCTCGGGGGCCTCCTGTTCGCCACCAATCCCGGTGTGTACATGTGGGCTACGAACGCCAAGAACGACCTCGTGCTCGCGGCCTGGCTCTCCTGCCTTGCGTGGCTGGTCCTGCGGACGCATCTCGACCGCCGCTGCGGTCGGGGTCGGGCGGCGCTCATCGGGATCGCTCTCGGCCTGTCGCTCCTTACCAAGAGCACCGCGGTCTTTTTCGCGGCGCCTCTCTGCGCTCTCCTTGGCGTCGTCCTCCTGCTCCAGCACGGGCTTTCTAGCTGGAGACAAGCCGCCTGGATTGGAATGGCGGCCCTCCTGCTGAACGCCGGCTACTTCGTCCGCAACGAGCGATGGTTCGGCTCGCTGACGGGCCCCGTCAGCGTCGGAGAAGGCGGCTACGCGGTGTTCGCCCAGACCCGTGAGCCGGCCGCTCTCGTCTCAGGCGTCGTGCGGAACGTGGCCATGCTGTTGGGTACCCCCAGCCCGGCCGTGAACGGAGCGCTCACGAAAGCGGTCGCCGAGCTCCACCGGCTGATCGGGTTCCCGCTGAATGACAGCCGTACCACCCTGCGCCCGGACATGGACTTCAGCGTGGGGGGCACCCTCTACGGCGGAGAGGATGTCATGACGGCACCGCTCCACATGCTGGTCGCGCTCGTTGTTCCCATCGTGGCCGCCGTCAAATGGCGGGGGGCAGGGTCGCGCCTCGGTTGGGTGTTCCTGGCGCTGCCATACCTCGGATTCGTCGGGATAGCCGGCTCCCTCACGTGGAGCATCTGGAACGCGCGCTACTACATCCCCTTCTGGTGTCTGTGGGCCCCGGCGGCGGCCGTCGCGCTGGCGGCCACCTTCCAGGAGAAGCTGCTGACCGCGCTAGCGATGGTAGCGGGCTTGTCTCTGCTCCCGACCGTGCTTTGGAACCCGATTCGTCCCCTGCTTGGCCCCGACAGCATTATCACTGCGGACCCGCTCGAGGCGATGCTCCGGTACCGGACGTCGTTGATTCAACCTTCGCTGGATGTGGCTGCCTTGGCTCGACGGCTCGGGCCTGCGCGCGTCGGTTTCGCACTGACCGGCGACGACCTCGAATACCACCTCCAGAAGATGCTGCTCGAGGCCGTGAAGCCGGAGCCCACGCTCTCCTCCTTCAACGCGTTGGTACCGAGGGGTCTTCTGAAGGACGAGCCCATACCCGACCTCGCGGTGGTGGTCCAGGATCTGTCGGCCGAGATCGTCCATGCCGCGAGCGGCACCGTATTTCTCCCCGTGGCGGAGTTCCCGCCCTACCGGATCTACTTGCCCCAGGGCAGCCGGGCCGCGACGCAGTTGAGGGGAGAGATCGCTACCGCTCATCGTGACGCGGCTCACGACTTCGACGGGGATGGCAGGGCCGACTTCATCACGTTCGATCCCGATGCAGCCCTTTGGTGCATCCGCGGCTCCACCGCGGGCGAGTCCTGCCTCCAACACGGAGCGGCCGGGTACGAGCCGTTGCTCGGCGATTTTGACGGCGACGGCAAGACCGACTTGGCGGTGTTTCACGTAGCTACCGGTCTTTGGTTCATCCGGAACTCCTCGGACGGAAGGGTCGTCCAGATCGCTCATGGTGGCCCCGGTAGCGTGCCCGTTCCCGCAGACTACGACGGAGACGGCAAGACGGACCTGGCCGTCTTCTATCCGGCCGAAGGCCTCTGGTACATCCGACGATCATCGGACGGAAGGGTCGTCCAGATCGCTCACGGCGGCCCCGGCAGCGTGCCCGTTCCCGCAGACTATGACGGAGACGGAAAGGCGGACGTGGCCGTCTTCTATCCCGCGCAGGGCGTTTGGTACATCCGACGATCGTCGGACGGACGCGTCACCCGGGAGGAGTTCGGCGGGCGCGACTACGTTCCCCTGCGCGGCGACTTTGACGGCGACGGCAAGAGCGACCTGGCGGTTGTCGATCCCACCGGTCGCTACTCCTTCATTCGGGGCTCCCGGAACGGAGCGACGTCGACCTTTGACGTTCCCCGCAACATGGGCTGCATGCCGGTCCCTGCCGACTACGATGGAGACGGCCGGACCGACCTCGCCTTCTACTGTCGGGAGAGTGGGATCTGGTGGGTGAGGTCGTCACGCAGCGGTGTCACGTTCACCCGGCGCTTTGGCGGTGCTAAGTTCATAGGCGTGAGATAA
- a CDS encoding sulfatase encodes MELSWSNKRFSSLCPGPRSGSSPSVLAGGLPDPEHAPGRGLATKPVLQSAWLRATGRRASAALLLLVLSSCGGRGAVNVVLISLDTLRADRLNCYGYRARVVSPNIDALARDGVLFEAHIAAAPWTTPSHMSLLTSLYPTSHGVTASIRSIKQVIQGASPGEYERLNSSRTTLAEVFAGKGFATAAFTGGGGVDPQIGFGRGFSVYDTSMVKLDSRDMRTMYSWIDGQKDRPFFIFWHTYEVHAPYFETTFLADVLPRSKAAEIEGAYQRLPRERESPRAVQILKDFGAFDPVVSDALYTGGVRAVDRWVGEFIGFLKTRGLYERTLIVLTSDHGEQLGERALDAGDWCSFYDCHGHTLFDELVRVPLIVKLPSEQHAGTRMRSVSSALDVMPTILDVVRLSGPTTQMQGVSLRARWEGRAQGSPSFAYSESLAGDTEAKSVRSEHLKYTLRIRADTVSQYGRAFIPLTPDKRELYDLEADPGERRNLLSSSAAQSYARLAAMLDAALRRQTAGRVGHAEGQTLAKETMDRLRSLGYIR; translated from the coding sequence GTGGAACTGAGTTGGAGTAACAAGCGATTCAGCTCTTTGTGCCCGGGGCCTCGTTCAGGCTCATCTCCTTCGGTTCTAGCGGGCGGGCTCCCGGACCCCGAGCACGCGCCGGGTAGGGGTCTAGCTACCAAGCCCGTCTTACAATCTGCGTGGCTAAGGGCCACGGGGCGGAGGGCGTCGGCCGCACTTCTCTTACTCGTTCTTTCCTCCTGCGGGGGTCGAGGCGCTGTCAACGTTGTCCTCATCTCCCTCGACACGCTCCGTGCGGACCGCCTCAACTGCTATGGCTACAGGGCGCGGGTTGTAAGCCCGAACATCGACGCTCTCGCTCGCGACGGAGTACTCTTCGAGGCGCACATCGCCGCCGCCCCATGGACGACGCCCTCGCATATGAGCCTGTTGACCTCTCTCTACCCCACGAGTCACGGCGTCACCGCGTCCATCAGGAGCATAAAGCAGGTTATCCAGGGAGCCAGCCCCGGGGAGTACGAGAGGCTCAACTCCTCGAGAACGACGCTGGCGGAGGTATTTGCCGGCAAGGGCTTCGCTACCGCAGCCTTCACCGGGGGCGGCGGCGTCGATCCACAAATCGGCTTCGGTCGGGGCTTTTCTGTCTACGACACGTCTATGGTCAAACTTGACTCCCGCGACATGCGGACGATGTACTCGTGGATCGATGGCCAGAAGGATCGCCCCTTCTTCATCTTCTGGCATACCTACGAGGTCCACGCACCCTATTTTGAAACGACCTTCCTCGCGGACGTCCTTCCCCGCAGCAAAGCGGCAGAGATCGAAGGTGCTTACCAAAGGCTGCCTCGTGAACGGGAATCGCCGCGGGCGGTCCAGATTCTCAAGGACTTCGGGGCGTTCGACCCCGTGGTCTCCGATGCTCTCTACACGGGGGGAGTCCGAGCCGTGGATCGGTGGGTCGGCGAATTTATCGGGTTCCTGAAGACCAGGGGCCTCTATGAGCGGACGCTCATCGTTCTCACGAGTGACCATGGCGAACAGCTGGGCGAAAGAGCGCTCGACGCCGGGGATTGGTGCTCCTTTTACGACTGCCATGGCCACACGCTCTTCGACGAACTCGTCCGCGTCCCGCTCATTGTCAAGCTCCCGAGCGAGCAGCACGCAGGAACTCGCATGCGGTCGGTCTCGAGCGCATTGGACGTCATGCCGACGATCCTCGATGTCGTCCGTCTATCCGGCCCCACCACACAGATGCAGGGGGTTTCTTTGAGGGCCCGGTGGGAAGGCCGGGCCCAGGGATCACCGAGCTTCGCCTATAGCGAATCCCTGGCGGGCGACACCGAGGCAAAGAGCGTGCGCTCGGAGCACCTCAAGTACACTCTGAGAATACGAGCGGACACGGTCTCCCAATACGGTCGTGCCTTCATCCCACTCACCCCCGATAAGCGGGAACTCTACGACCTCGAGGCCGACCCCGGTGAGCGTCGCAATCTCCTGTCGTCGAGCGCCGCCCAAAGCTACGCGCGGCTCGCCGCCATGCTGGACGCAGCACTTCGGCGCCAGACGGCCGGCCGCGTAGGCCACGCTGAGGGCCAAACCCTCGCCAAGGAGACGATGGACAGGCTGAGATCCCTGGGTTACATCCGCTAG
- a CDS encoding sulfatase codes for MVNVVLISLDTLRADRLNCYGYRTRIVSPNIDALARDGVLFETHIAAAPWTTPSHMSLFTSLVPTSHGVTASFEGISKVMHTTQRPGDYERLASSKTTLAEVFAREGFATGAFTGGKALDPRIGFDRGFAVYETSMFRLNTKNVGRMCSWIDGQQDRPFFLFWHTYQVHGPYLETTFLADVLPRKKAAHLEAAYQRLPPAEQPESAKPVQILRDFGAFDPVASDALYTGGVRAADRWVGEFVDSLKKKGLYHQTLIVLTSDHGEQLGERPLDAGDWCYSSWYDCHGQTVFDELIHVPLIVKLPGERHAGVRVPSVSSTVDVMPTILDVAAVRGPTTQMQGESLRSRWEGGVQGPPRFAYSESLAGHAEAKSVRSEHLKYIVRIPAGTVAQSGRAFIPSAPDTRELYDLVADPGETHNLLLPNADPARERLATVLDAALRRQTAGRVGQAERQTLDKETIDRLRSLGYVR; via the coding sequence GTGGTCAACGTTGTCCTCATCTCCCTCGACACGCTCCGGGCCGACCGCCTCAACTGCTACGGCTACCGGACGAGGATTGTGAGTCCGAACATCGATGCCCTTGCAAGGGATGGAGTGCTTTTCGAGACGCACATCGCCGCCGCACCTTGGACCACGCCCTCCCACATGAGTCTGTTTACGTCACTCGTTCCCACGAGCCATGGCGTCACGGCGTCTTTCGAAGGCATCAGCAAGGTCATGCACACAACGCAGCGGCCAGGCGACTACGAGAGACTCGCTTCGTCGAAGACGACGCTGGCCGAGGTGTTTGCCCGCGAGGGGTTCGCAACGGGCGCCTTCACTGGCGGGAAGGCCCTCGATCCGCGGATCGGCTTCGATCGAGGCTTTGCCGTTTACGAGACGTCCATGTTTCGGCTCAATACCAAGAATGTGGGGAGGATGTGCTCGTGGATCGATGGTCAGCAGGATCGCCCCTTTTTCCTGTTCTGGCACACCTACCAGGTCCACGGACCCTACTTGGAGACAACGTTCCTTGCCGACGTCCTTCCGCGCAAGAAAGCCGCCCACCTCGAGGCCGCGTACCAAAGGCTGCCCCCGGCCGAACAGCCGGAGTCGGCCAAACCCGTCCAAATCCTGAGAGATTTTGGCGCCTTCGACCCCGTCGCCTCCGATGCGCTGTACACCGGGGGAGTCCGGGCCGCGGATCGGTGGGTCGGAGAGTTTGTGGACAGTTTGAAAAAGAAGGGCCTCTACCATCAAACACTCATCGTTCTCACTAGTGACCATGGGGAACAGTTGGGCGAGAGGCCCCTCGACGCCGGCGATTGGTGCTATTCGAGCTGGTACGACTGCCATGGCCAAACGGTCTTCGACGAACTCATCCACGTCCCGCTCATCGTCAAGCTTCCGGGAGAGCGGCACGCTGGAGTCCGTGTGCCATCGGTCTCGAGCACCGTGGACGTGATGCCGACGATTCTCGATGTTGCCGCTGTACGCGGCCCCACGACCCAGATGCAGGGGGAGTCCTTGCGGTCGCGGTGGGAAGGCGGCGTACAGGGACCGCCGCGCTTCGCCTATAGCGAGTCCCTAGCAGGCCATGCCGAGGCAAAGAGTGTGCGCTCGGAACACCTCAAGTACATCGTGAGAATACCAGCGGGAACCGTCGCCCAAAGCGGCCGCGCCTTCATCCCATCGGCGCCCGACACGCGAGAACTCTACGACTTGGTGGCTGACCCGGGCGAGACCCACAACCTCCTGTTGCCGAACGCCGACCCTGCCCGGGAGCGTCTCGCCACCGTGCTGGACGCGGCACTGCGGCGCCAGACAGCCGGCCGCGTAGGCCAGGCTGAGCGCCAGACCCTCGACAAGGAGACGATTGACAGGCTGAGGTCCCTGGGCTACGTCCGTTAA
- a CDS encoding phage tail protein — translation MRSDTLTLAGWLCVLASAVGATQPSQSVPPTKPASARPGPPLVSKEGWIVGEIRAFVAPGKAEGAGITEELNRRGWLECDGRSYDVSAYPVLATVLGEGPAGSSAAKTFRVPELRGNTPPAGGQPLRHFIYAGVHAVKAEGGAGATKPEVGLTLPPGYKMNVEVRLEGKILKSATIIDKDAVVSPKKSGAKVAAWIINPPGCGPECAVPRSLDGDREAGTIGMQPCAARTACQWTLENTGSEARHFVFRFEHAPAPGSKLEPQALESSVVPTGPCVFVAWAIDPWSESTPEGAERSTFLVNVQNTQGICDTASVKWN, via the coding sequence ATGCGCAGTGACACTCTGACCCTGGCGGGTTGGCTTTGCGTGCTGGCCTCGGCGGTTGGCGCGACGCAGCCCTCGCAATCAGTGCCACCCACAAAGCCCGCGTCCGCCAGACCAGGACCTCCCCTGGTATCGAAGGAGGGTTGGATTGTCGGCGAGATCCGGGCCTTCGTCGCACCCGGCAAGGCCGAGGGGGCAGGGATCACCGAAGAGTTGAACCGCCGGGGCTGGCTGGAGTGTGACGGCCGCTCTTACGACGTGAGCGCCTATCCCGTCCTGGCCACAGTGCTCGGCGAGGGTCCGGCCGGGAGCTCGGCCGCCAAGACCTTCCGCGTCCCCGAGCTCCGGGGCAACACACCCCCGGCGGGCGGCCAACCTCTGCGCCATTTCATTTATGCGGGCGTTCACGCCGTCAAAGCCGAAGGGGGCGCGGGTGCCACCAAGCCCGAAGTGGGTCTAACCCTGCCCCCGGGCTACAAGATGAACGTCGAGGTAAGGCTCGAGGGCAAGATCCTCAAGTCCGCGACCATCATCGACAAGGATGCCGTGGTCTCGCCGAAGAAGAGCGGGGCGAAGGTCGCGGCCTGGATCATCAACCCTCCCGGCTGCGGGCCGGAGTGTGCGGTCCCTCGGTCATTGGATGGAGATCGGGAGGCGGGCACGATCGGGATGCAGCCTTGCGCTGCACGGACCGCCTGTCAATGGACCCTCGAGAATACGGGGAGCGAGGCACGTCATTTTGTGTTCCGATTCGAACACGCCCCCGCCCCGGGGTCCAAGCTCGAGCCGCAAGCACTGGAATCCTCGGTCGTGCCTACCGGTCCCTGTGTGTTCGTGGCGTGGGCGATCGACCCCTGGAGCGAGTCAACCCCTGAGGGCGCCGAGCGCTCGACGTTTCTCGTAAACGTCCAGAACACCCAGGGGATCTGTGACACGGCAAGCGTGAAGTGGAACTGA